From Streptomyces sp. NBC_00775, one genomic window encodes:
- a CDS encoding zinc-dependent metalloprotease: protein MSDTPFGFGLPPEEPENGDEGKEKDQQSGGGQGPFGFGLPGAGGPGADNPLAAMFGSMNPNDLGAAFQQLGQMLSYEGGPVNWDMAKQIARQTVSQGTPDGTKDASVGPAERTAVEQAVRLADLWLDDATSLPSGAGSAVAWSRAEWVEATLPVWKELVDPVAERVGAAMGDVLPEEMQAMAGPLIGMMRSMGGAMFGTQIGQAVGVLAGEVVGSTDIGLPLGPAGKAALLPLNIESFGKDLGVPQEEVRLYLALREAAHQRLFAHVPWLRSHLFGAVEGYARGIKVDTAKLEDVVGQFDPQNPEELQQALQQGMFQPEDTPEQKAALARLETALALVEGWVDAVVHAAAKPRLSSADALRETLRRRRATGGPAEQTFATLIGLELRPRRLRDASRLWASLTDARGVDGRDGLWAHPDMLPTASDLDDPDGFVHREQLDFSEIDKMLGEAASGSGSAEKTNLTKDDSPKDDDKGDDKGDDTE from the coding sequence GTGAGTGACACCCCATTCGGATTCGGCCTTCCGCCGGAGGAGCCGGAGAACGGCGACGAGGGCAAGGAGAAGGACCAGCAGAGCGGTGGTGGTCAGGGACCGTTCGGTTTCGGGCTGCCCGGAGCCGGTGGTCCCGGAGCCGACAATCCGCTCGCAGCCATGTTCGGTTCCATGAACCCCAATGACCTGGGCGCCGCGTTCCAGCAGCTGGGCCAGATGCTCTCGTACGAGGGCGGTCCGGTGAACTGGGACATGGCCAAGCAGATCGCCCGCCAGACGGTCTCCCAGGGCACCCCTGACGGCACCAAGGACGCGAGCGTCGGTCCCGCCGAGCGCACCGCGGTCGAGCAGGCCGTGCGTCTGGCCGACCTGTGGCTGGACGACGCGACGTCTCTGCCGTCCGGCGCCGGCTCCGCCGTGGCGTGGAGCCGCGCGGAGTGGGTCGAGGCGACCCTTCCCGTGTGGAAGGAGCTCGTCGACCCGGTCGCCGAGCGCGTCGGCGCGGCCATGGGCGACGTCCTGCCGGAGGAGATGCAGGCCATGGCGGGCCCGCTCATCGGCATGATGCGCTCCATGGGCGGCGCCATGTTCGGTACGCAGATCGGGCAGGCCGTGGGCGTGCTCGCGGGCGAGGTCGTCGGCTCGACCGACATCGGCCTGCCGCTCGGCCCGGCCGGCAAGGCCGCGCTGCTGCCGCTGAACATCGAGTCGTTCGGCAAGGACCTGGGCGTCCCCCAGGAGGAGGTACGGCTCTACCTCGCCCTGCGCGAGGCCGCCCACCAGCGCCTCTTCGCCCACGTGCCGTGGCTGCGCTCGCATCTGTTCGGCGCGGTCGAGGGCTACGCGCGCGGGATCAAGGTCGACACCGCGAAGCTGGAGGACGTGGTCGGCCAGTTCGACCCGCAGAACCCGGAGGAGCTGCAGCAGGCACTCCAGCAGGGCATGTTCCAGCCGGAGGACACGCCGGAGCAGAAGGCCGCCCTGGCCCGCCTGGAGACGGCTCTCGCGCTCGTCGAGGGCTGGGTGGACGCGGTGGTTCACGCGGCCGCCAAGCCGCGCCTGTCGTCCGCGGACGCGCTGCGCGAGACGCTGCGCCGCCGCCGCGCCACGGGCGGTCCCGCCGAGCAGACCTTCGCCACGCTGATCGGCCTGGAGCTGCGCCCGCGCCGGCTGCGGGACGCCTCGCGCCTGTGGGCCTCGCTCACCGACGCGCGCGGTGTCGACGGCCGTGACGGCCTGTGGGCTCACCCGGACATGCTGCCGACCGCGTCCGACCTGGACGACCCGGACGGCTTCGTGCACCGCGAGCAGCTGGACTTCTCCGAGATCGACAAGATGCTCGGCGAGGCGGCGAGCGGCTCCGGTTCCGCCGAGAAGACGAACCTCACGAAGGACGACTCCCCCAAGGACGACGACAAGGGCGACGACAAGGGCGACGACACCGAGTGA
- a CDS encoding NUDIX hydrolase: MSLHDDAVLVLKSYEDQEELRQVYLEHLSEHPDGTWKSCTSGHVTASALVIDPERGRVLLTLHRKLRMWLQMGGHCEPDDATLAAAALREATEESGIPGLTLLPGGPVRLDRHAIPAPCNWHLDVQYAALAPADAVEAISDESLDLRWFGYGEVAEVADASVVRLLEATRARL; this comes from the coding sequence GTGAGCCTCCACGACGACGCGGTCCTCGTACTGAAGAGCTACGAGGACCAGGAAGAGCTGCGCCAGGTCTACCTGGAGCACCTCTCGGAGCACCCCGACGGCACCTGGAAGTCCTGCACGTCCGGGCATGTCACGGCGAGCGCGCTGGTGATCGACCCGGAGCGCGGCCGCGTCCTGCTGACGCTGCACCGCAAGCTCAGGATGTGGCTGCAGATGGGCGGCCACTGCGAGCCGGACGACGCGACGCTGGCCGCGGCGGCCCTGCGCGAGGCGACCGAGGAGTCCGGGATCCCGGGCCTGACGCTGCTGCCGGGCGGTCCTGTACGTCTGGACCGGCACGCCATTCCGGCGCCGTGCAACTGGCATCTGGACGTCCAGTACGCCGCGCTGGCCCCGGCCGACGCCGTGGAGGCCATCAGCGACGAGTCCCTCGACCTGCGCTGGTTCGGCTACGGCGAGGTCGCGGAGGTGGCGGACGCCTCGGTCGTACGGCTGTTGGAGGCCACCCGCGCCAGGCTCTGA
- a CDS encoding AIM24 family protein, with amino-acid sequence MQSPLFGYNEQQTQERYSLQNSQMLRVVLEGHDDILARKGTMVAYQGLVEFDAEYQNNSQHRARAYTGEGLDLMRCHGQGTVYLANLGQHVHVVEVDQDGLTVDSSYVLAMDSGLHYEAIAVDSQYGISGSGKYQLNITGRGKVALMTSGMPLLMQVTPDRYVNCDADAIVAWSTSLRVQMQAQTHSSGVWRRRGNTGEGWELSFMGNGFALIQPSELLPPQNAVIGQGLRAQYGMGQHGAHAQNQGNVWS; translated from the coding sequence ATGCAGAGCCCGCTTTTCGGCTACAACGAGCAGCAGACCCAGGAGCGCTACAGCCTGCAGAACTCGCAGATGCTGCGCGTCGTCCTGGAGGGCCACGACGACATCCTCGCCCGCAAGGGCACGATGGTCGCGTACCAGGGTCTCGTCGAGTTCGACGCCGAGTACCAGAACAACAGCCAGCACCGCGCGCGTGCGTACACCGGTGAGGGCCTCGACCTGATGCGCTGTCACGGGCAGGGGACGGTCTACCTCGCCAACCTCGGCCAGCACGTGCACGTCGTGGAGGTGGACCAGGACGGTCTCACCGTGGACAGCAGCTACGTCCTGGCGATGGACTCCGGGCTGCACTACGAGGCCATCGCCGTCGACAGTCAGTACGGCATCTCCGGCTCGGGCAAGTACCAGCTCAACATCACCGGTCGTGGCAAGGTCGCGCTGATGACCTCCGGGATGCCGCTGCTGATGCAGGTTACGCCGGACCGGTACGTCAACTGCGACGCCGACGCGATCGTCGCGTGGTCCACCAGCCTGCGGGTGCAGATGCAGGCCCAGACGCACTCCTCCGGGGTGTGGCGGCGCCGCGGCAACACCGGGGAGGGCTGGGAGCTGAGCTTCATGGGCAACGGGTTCGCGCTCATCCAGCCCAGTGAGCTGCTGCCGCCGCAGAACGCTGTGATCGGCCAGGGGCTGCGTGCGCAGTACGGCATGGGCCAGCACGGTGCGCACGCGCAGAACCAGGGCAACGTCTGGAGCTGA
- a CDS encoding AIM24 family protein produces the protein MNQPLAGFAPAPVTTRMENHGNHMLKVAMQTGNDLLARVGSMVAYEGFVQYEPNPPAVRQIARDWVTGEGAPLMKCSGDGLLYLADYGANVVVINLNGDAISVNATNLLAFDAHLTWGVERVKGLAKFAGQGLWNTKISGQGWVALTSRGKPIVVDCGGGEDETYVDPDALVAWSPNLKVKGKRSFKAQSLIGRGSGEAYQMAFSGQGIVVVQPSEDSTDRLRIRG, from the coding sequence ATGAACCAGCCACTTGCGGGCTTCGCCCCGGCACCCGTCACCACCCGCATGGAGAACCACGGCAATCACATGCTGAAGGTCGCCATGCAGACCGGAAACGACCTCCTCGCGCGCGTGGGGTCGATGGTCGCCTACGAAGGGTTCGTCCAGTACGAGCCCAACCCGCCAGCCGTACGCCAGATCGCGCGCGACTGGGTCACCGGCGAGGGCGCGCCCCTGATGAAGTGCTCCGGTGACGGCCTGCTCTACCTCGCCGACTACGGGGCGAACGTCGTCGTCATCAACCTCAATGGGGACGCGATTTCCGTCAACGCGACGAACCTGCTCGCCTTCGACGCGCACCTCACGTGGGGCGTCGAGCGGGTGAAGGGGCTCGCCAAGTTCGCCGGACAGGGGCTCTGGAACACCAAGATCTCCGGCCAGGGCTGGGTCGCGCTGACCTCCCGGGGCAAGCCGATCGTCGTCGACTGCGGCGGTGGTGAGGACGAGACGTACGTCGACCCGGACGCGCTCGTCGCCTGGTCCCCGAACCTCAAGGTGAAGGGCAAGCGCAGCTTCAAGGCGCAGTCGCTGATCGGACGCGGCAGCGGTGAGGCGTACCAGATGGCGTTCTCCGGGCAGGGCATCGTCGTGGTCCAGCCCAGCGAGGACAGCACCGACCGCCTCCGGATCCGGGGCTGA
- a CDS encoding TerD family protein, whose product MAREFQRGHKAKISDLTAGTDLYVGVQITGPGLTFDISCFGLDADERLSDDQYFVFFNQPKTPEESIQLLGAQSGDTESFRVTLDRIPAQIHKLSFTATIDGAGQMAQIAPGYLRIVAGGEEVARYSFSGAEFSTERAVMLGDFYLKDVWRFAAVGQGFDGGLEALLKNFGGEVAEEQPAAQQPQAGAAPSFAPPAQATAPPAFGGPAAPAPAPVPAPAPAPAPQPAAQGFAPPPGVTPPVAPAPAPSVHAAPTIIAPLHTPPGGTVHPPGPAPYAQPPGQPGPPPGYGQQPPGQTAPMPPGYGQQAPTAPPGYGQQAPPAPPGYGQQAPAAPPGYGQQPQYGQVPGQAPGQFPGQPGAPSPYGAPQGAPQGGAGVAAALGAFKETPTGQRWTQQNKKLIRVDLGIGGQPVLARQGSMVLYQGKVDFSYKGAGFAGRIVGNSTGQEMQLMRCTGQGQVFLAENSTHVHPIELQGDAICVSAENVLAFDESLQYEVRRIEGHGIPGGALFTMQFQGTGTIVVKTHGAPVVLPVTPTTFADCNAVVAWSAAAQVIVSSQVRMRRNAYPGDTGESVNLQFRAAPGSFVVVQPYEV is encoded by the coding sequence ATGGCCAGGGAATTCCAACGCGGCCACAAGGCCAAGATCAGTGACCTCACCGCGGGCACCGATCTGTACGTAGGTGTGCAGATCACTGGCCCCGGACTGACCTTCGACATCAGTTGCTTCGGTCTTGACGCCGACGAACGGCTGTCGGACGACCAGTACTTCGTCTTCTTCAACCAGCCGAAGACCCCGGAGGAGTCGATCCAGCTCCTCGGTGCCCAGTCGGGCGACACGGAGTCCTTCCGCGTCACGCTCGACCGGATCCCGGCGCAGATCCACAAACTGTCGTTCACGGCGACCATCGACGGCGCCGGACAGATGGCGCAGATCGCTCCTGGATACCTCCGTATCGTCGCGGGCGGCGAGGAGGTGGCCCGGTACTCGTTCAGCGGCGCGGAGTTCTCCACGGAACGTGCCGTGATGCTGGGCGACTTCTACCTGAAGGACGTCTGGCGGTTCGCCGCCGTGGGACAGGGCTTCGACGGCGGCCTCGAAGCGCTGCTCAAGAACTTCGGCGGCGAGGTCGCCGAGGAGCAGCCCGCCGCGCAGCAGCCGCAGGCCGGGGCCGCGCCGTCCTTCGCCCCGCCGGCCCAGGCCACCGCGCCGCCCGCGTTCGGCGGCCCGGCCGCTCCGGCCCCGGCACCCGTGCCCGCCCCGGCTCCGGCCCCCGCGCCGCAGCCCGCCGCGCAGGGCTTCGCGCCGCCCCCGGGAGTCACGCCCCCCGTCGCGCCGGCGCCCGCGCCCTCGGTGCACGCCGCGCCGACCATCATCGCGCCCCTGCACACCCCGCCGGGCGGCACCGTGCATCCGCCGGGCCCCGCGCCGTACGCGCAGCCGCCCGGGCAGCCCGGTCCGCCGCCGGGCTACGGCCAGCAGCCTCCCGGCCAGACGGCGCCGATGCCGCCCGGTTACGGCCAGCAGGCGCCGACCGCGCCTCCCGGTTACGGTCAGCAGGCGCCTCCCGCGCCTCCTGGTTATGGCCAGCAGGCCCCGGCCGCGCCCCCCGGTTACGGCCAGCAGCCGCAGTACGGGCAGGTCCCGGGTCAGGCGCCCGGACAGTTCCCGGGCCAGCCCGGTGCGCCCTCCCCGTACGGTGCTCCCCAGGGCGCTCCGCAGGGCGGTGCCGGTGTGGCCGCCGCGCTGGGGGCCTTCAAGGAGACGCCCACCGGCCAGCGGTGGACCCAGCAGAACAAGAAGCTCATCCGGGTCGACCTCGGCATCGGTGGTCAGCCCGTGCTGGCCCGCCAGGGCAGCATGGTGCTCTACCAGGGCAAGGTCGACTTCAGCTACAAGGGCGCCGGATTCGCCGGCCGGATCGTGGGCAACTCGACCGGCCAGGAGATGCAGCTGATGCGCTGCACCGGCCAGGGCCAGGTGTTCCTCGCCGAGAACTCCACCCATGTGCACCCCATCGAGCTCCAGGGCGACGCGATCTGTGTCTCCGCGGAGAACGTGCTCGCCTTCGACGAGTCGCTCCAGTACGAGGTGCGCCGTATCGAGGGACACGGCATTCCCGGAGGCGCCCTGTTCACGATGCAGTTCCAGGGGACCGGCACCATCGTCGTGAAGACCCACGGTGCCCCCGTCGTGCTGCCCGTGACGCCCACGACCTTCGCCGACTGCAACGCGGTCGTCGCCTGGTCCGCGGCCGCACAGGTGATCGTCTCCAGCCAGGTGCGGATGCGCCGGAACGCCTATCCCGGCGACACCGGCGAGAGCGTGAACCTCCAGTTCCGCGCCGCGCCCGGCAGTTTTGTCGTCGTCCAGCCGTACGAGGTCTGA
- a CDS encoding M48 metallopeptidase family protein: MPADPLHRAGKPQRSTTSPPPSGSGASAIEVRRSARRRRTVSAYREGDRTVVLIPARMSEAEEQRWVTVMLDKLAAQENKRVLGDAELAERAERLSSQYFDGRARPTSVRWVTNQNTRWGSCTPSEGSIRLSHRLQGMPEYVVDYVLVHELAHLLVPGHGPRFWRLLEAYPRTERARGYLEGVVAADRLPHLPAARDE; the protein is encoded by the coding sequence GTGCCCGCCGACCCACTGCACCGCGCCGGAAAACCACAGCGCAGTACGACGAGCCCGCCGCCAAGCGGCTCGGGGGCGAGCGCGATCGAGGTCCGCAGGAGCGCGCGACGGCGCAGAACGGTCTCCGCGTACCGCGAGGGCGATCGCACCGTTGTGCTCATCCCCGCCCGGATGTCCGAGGCGGAGGAGCAGCGCTGGGTGACCGTCATGCTCGACAAACTGGCCGCCCAGGAGAACAAAAGGGTGCTCGGCGACGCCGAGCTGGCCGAACGGGCGGAGCGTTTGTCGAGCCAGTACTTCGACGGCCGGGCCCGGCCCACTTCGGTGCGCTGGGTCACCAACCAGAACACGCGCTGGGGCTCGTGCACCCCGTCCGAGGGCAGTATCCGTCTGTCGCACCGGTTGCAGGGCATGCCCGAGTACGTCGTCGACTACGTCCTCGTCCACGAACTGGCCCACCTGTTGGTGCCCGGACACGGGCCGCGCTTCTGGCGGCTGCTCGAGGCGTATCCGCGTACCGAGCGTGCTCGCGGCTACCTCGAAGGGGTGGTCGCCGCCGACCGGCTGCCCCATCTGCCCGCCGCCCGCGACGAGTAG
- a CDS encoding TOMM precursor leader peptide-binding protein, with protein sequence MHPMVKPALRRGWRDLNTVQFGMAPAHAMVLGPMDTATGSFLDLLDGTRGLPHLREEGRKMGLPDGHVDGLVERLARSGLLDDSTGGGPAADALRRKKEVLDRLLPDLASLSLVAPEPGDAIKRLAARRSLRVQVRGAGRVGVILASLLAGAGVGEIDVRDIGRVEPWDVAPGGLPADSIGERREEAARRAVRRAAPGRPPRTSSKEKKENEEEKGAEKGAVRGLSLVILTPRDGLAVHAPDPAAAEALIASGTPHLYAGVVEGTGVVGPLVLPGDTGCAGCLDEGRADRDPTWPRLVAQWRSGQQRRVPACDLTLAAGVAGVAAGHALAFLDGELPSSAGARWEASVPGFDWHARPVWPHPACPCGTAEKGKGERASEDGGPHATMAGQQPYAARLSGTWRAHV encoded by the coding sequence ATGCATCCGATGGTGAAGCCCGCGCTGCGGCGCGGCTGGCGGGATCTCAACACCGTGCAGTTCGGGATGGCACCCGCGCACGCCATGGTGCTGGGCCCGATGGACACGGCGACGGGCAGTTTCCTCGACCTGCTCGACGGCACACGCGGGCTGCCGCACCTACGCGAAGAGGGACGCAAGATGGGCCTGCCCGACGGCCATGTCGACGGGCTGGTGGAACGGCTGGCCCGGTCCGGCCTGCTGGACGACTCGACCGGAGGTGGCCCGGCCGCGGACGCCTTGCGCAGGAAGAAGGAGGTCCTGGACCGGCTGCTCCCCGACCTCGCCTCCCTCTCCCTCGTCGCACCCGAACCGGGCGACGCCATCAAACGCCTGGCCGCCCGCCGCTCACTGCGCGTACAGGTGAGGGGCGCGGGTCGGGTGGGAGTGATCCTGGCCTCACTGCTCGCGGGCGCGGGCGTGGGCGAGATCGATGTGCGCGACATCGGCCGCGTCGAGCCGTGGGACGTGGCACCGGGCGGGCTGCCCGCAGACTCCATCGGTGAGCGCCGGGAGGAGGCCGCCCGCCGGGCGGTGCGCCGAGCCGCACCCGGCCGTCCGCCCCGGACATCCTCGAAGGAGAAGAAGGAGAACGAGGAAGAGAAGGGGGCGGAGAAGGGGGCGGTGCGGGGACTGTCGCTGGTGATCCTCACTCCCCGGGACGGTCTCGCCGTCCACGCGCCCGATCCAGCCGCCGCCGAAGCCCTGATCGCCTCGGGGACGCCACATCTGTACGCGGGTGTCGTCGAAGGCACCGGCGTGGTCGGCCCCTTGGTCCTGCCCGGCGACACCGGCTGCGCGGGATGCCTGGACGAGGGACGCGCCGACCGGGATCCGACATGGCCTCGTCTGGTCGCACAGTGGCGCTCAGGACAGCAGCGCCGGGTACCCGCGTGCGACCTCACTCTGGCGGCCGGCGTAGCCGGAGTGGCCGCGGGTCACGCACTTGCCTTCCTGGACGGCGAATTGCCCTCCAGCGCGGGGGCACGCTGGGAGGCATCGGTCCCGGGCTTCGACTGGCACGCCAGACCCGTCTGGCCGCATCCGGCATGCCCGTGCGGCACGGCGGAGAAAGGTAAGGGGGAGCGGGCCTCGGAGGACGGCGGGCCGCACGCGACAATGGCGGGGCAACAGCCGTACGCGGCACGGCTGTCTGGGACTTGGAGGGCGCATGTCTGA
- a CDS encoding ABC1 kinase family protein, with protein sequence MSDLPRKAVTRTAKLAALPLGFAGRATWGLGKRIGGKSAEIVGRELQQRTAEQLFKVLGELKGGAMKFGQAMSVFESALPEEVAGPYRAALTKLQEAAPPMPTRTVHSVLEERLGENWSELFVEFEDKPSAAASIGQVHRAVWHDGREVAVKVQYPGAGEALLSDLTQLSRFARLLGPLIPGMDIKPLIAELRDRVSEELDYGLEAQAQKAHAEEFAGDPDVLVPAVVHQCDQVLVTEWIDGIPLSEVIADGTQEQRDRAGQLLARFLFSGPARTGLLHADPHPGNFRLLPDEKNGWRLGVLDFGTVDRLPGGLPLPIGDSLRMTLDGEAEAVYELLCEEGFVKESIDLEPDAVLDYLLPIIEPAQADEFTFTRGWMRSQAARVADPRSPAHQLGKRLNLPPAYLLIHRVTLSTIGVLCQLGATVRLRDELEEWLPGFVPDEELLDEEDAAAEA encoded by the coding sequence ATGTCTGATCTTCCCCGGAAGGCGGTCACCCGTACGGCCAAACTCGCCGCGCTACCGCTCGGCTTCGCCGGACGGGCAACCTGGGGGCTCGGCAAACGGATCGGCGGGAAGTCGGCGGAGATCGTGGGCCGTGAGCTCCAGCAGCGCACGGCGGAGCAGCTGTTCAAGGTGCTGGGCGAGCTCAAGGGCGGCGCCATGAAGTTCGGGCAGGCGATGTCCGTCTTCGAGTCGGCGCTGCCCGAGGAGGTCGCGGGGCCGTATCGCGCGGCGCTGACGAAGCTCCAGGAAGCGGCGCCTCCCATGCCGACGCGCACCGTCCACTCGGTGCTGGAGGAGCGGCTCGGCGAGAACTGGTCCGAGCTGTTCGTGGAGTTCGAGGACAAGCCGTCCGCGGCGGCCTCGATCGGCCAGGTCCACCGGGCGGTGTGGCATGACGGGCGCGAGGTCGCCGTCAAGGTGCAGTACCCCGGGGCGGGCGAGGCCCTGCTGTCCGATCTGACCCAGCTCAGCCGATTCGCCAGACTTCTCGGCCCCCTGATCCCCGGTATGGACATCAAGCCGCTCATCGCGGAACTGCGCGACCGAGTGTCCGAGGAGCTCGACTACGGACTCGAGGCGCAGGCCCAGAAGGCGCACGCGGAGGAGTTCGCGGGCGACCCGGATGTCCTTGTACCGGCGGTGGTCCACCAGTGCGACCAGGTCCTGGTGACCGAATGGATCGACGGGATACCGCTGTCGGAAGTGATCGCCGACGGAACCCAGGAGCAGCGGGACCGCGCCGGCCAGCTGCTGGCCCGCTTTCTCTTCTCGGGCCCCGCCCGCACCGGCCTGCTGCACGCCGATCCGCACCCGGGCAACTTCCGTCTCCTGCCGGACGAGAAGAACGGCTGGCGTCTGGGCGTCCTGGACTTCGGCACGGTCGACCGCCTGCCCGGCGGTCTGCCCCTGCCGATCGGCGACTCCCTCCGCATGACCCTCGACGGCGAGGCTGAGGCGGTCTACGAACTGCTCTGCGAGGAGGGCTTCGTCAAGGAGTCCATAGACCTCGAACCGGACGCGGTCCTGGACTACCTCCTGCCGATCATCGAACCGGCCCAGGCCGACGAGTTCACCTTCACCCGCGGCTGGATGCGCAGCCAGGCCGCCCGGGTGGCCGACCCCCGCTCCCCCGCCCACCAACTGGGCAAACGGCTCAACCTGCCCCCGGCCTACCTCCTGATACACCGCGTGACGCTGAGCACCATTGGCGTCCTGTGCCAACTCGGCGCGACGGTCCGCCTGCGCGACGAACTGGAGGAGTGGTTGCCGGGGTTCGTGCCCGACGAGGAGCTGCTGGACGAGGAGGATGCGGCGGCGGAGGCGTGA
- a CDS encoding WhiB family transcriptional regulator, translating into MQLEAHAPSVPPSETIPPPGLTEDSTLIPLTALTALDDAIENLGVPVPCRSYDPEVFFAESPADVEYAKSLCRTCPLMEACLAGAKERREPWGVWGGELFVQGVVVARKRPRGRPRKNPVAA; encoded by the coding sequence GTGCAACTCGAAGCGCACGCCCCGTCCGTACCGCCTTCCGAAACGATCCCCCCGCCCGGCCTCACGGAGGACTCCACCTTGATCCCGCTCACTGCGCTCACCGCGCTCGACGACGCCATCGAGAACCTCGGCGTACCCGTCCCCTGCCGCTCCTACGACCCGGAGGTCTTCTTCGCCGAGTCGCCGGCCGATGTCGAGTACGCCAAGTCCCTCTGCCGCACCTGCCCGCTGATGGAGGCCTGCCTCGCCGGCGCCAAGGAGCGGCGCGAGCCCTGGGGCGTCTGGGGTGGCGAGCTCTTCGTCCAGGGAGTTGTCGTGGCCCGCAAGCGGCCGCGTGGCCGCCCGCGCAAGAACCCGGTTGCGGCATGA